In the genome of Eschrichtius robustus isolate mEscRob2 chromosome 2, mEscRob2.pri, whole genome shotgun sequence, the window aaacCACGAGTGAGTCAGTCCAGTAACAGTGGTTTTAGCCTCCCACCTGGGAGTGGTGGCAATGACGGTGCCTGAGAGTGTCCTTGGGTCTGGGGCAAGGGGAGAAAGACCAAGCTGGTCCCTTATGGAGGCCGTCAGGACCCAGCCCTCCAGTCTCCTCCTACCCCGTCCCATCCCCACCACAGGCTCCCCTGGCCAACTAGAAGAAAATCGTCTCAATTTCCCAGAAAGCGTCCAAGAGTGCTGGTTTGGGGGGTGCTGGCAGCGACAGCGGCCAGAGCTATGACTGGGGGGACGCGGCTGTCGGTGGGGACAGCGATGGGGAAAGTGATGCTGGCGGTCTTGGCCTCAGCCCTGCCGCCGGCACCGGTGACTAAGCATGGCTGAGCTGGTGTTGGTAAAGGTGGTGTTGGCTGTGGTGTTGGTGGTGCAGAGATGCTGCGGGCCATCGTGGGCAGCTGCAGTGATGATGACGTCGGCATCAGACGTCCAGGGAAGAAGGCAACCTGGGAGACCCTCTGTTAGGCCCTGGGGTGGATCTGCTTTCAGCCCAGACCCCAGGAGAGACGCTGCCACCCGCCCTGCCCATGGTACCCACGGCACCCGCCACGGCACCCGCCACGGCACCCGCCGTGGTACCCCCCCACCGCTGCCCCCCTCAGCCTCTCCTCCACAGGCTCTGTGTGCAACATCTGCCCCGAGGAGTGGATCTATTTCCAAAAGAAGTGCTACTACTTCGGTGAGGGCACCAAAAAATGGATCCAGGCCCGGAACGCCTGCAGCAAACTGCACGGGCGGCTGGTCAGCGTCCGCAACCAGGAGGAGCAGGTGGGCCTGGGCTCTGCGGGGAGGACACAGATCCCCGCCCTGACTTCCtgtgtggtggtggggggggggggggacccagGCACATCTCCCCAGCCCTGTCCTGCTCCCCAGGACTTCCTGACCAAACACTCCAACAAGAGGGGCTCCTGGATTGGCCTTCGGGACCTGGACATCGAGGGGGAGTTCATCTGGATGGACAGTAGCCCCCTGGGCTACAGGTGAAGAGGGGGGAACGCAGAGGAGGGGCCCTCGGAGAAGGGGGACCTTTCTGTGATGCGAGGGGAGGGTATTTGGGGGCATGCGTCCCCCCGGGCTGGGTCTTGGGGAGCTTCTGGATGGCAACCGAGGGAGATGGTCAGGGTTTGGATATGCAGGCTCAGACTGGGGGGAGGGTGTCTCTGGTCTGCAGGGACTTGGGGTGGGAAtccagggatggggtggggagggcccaGGCTTGGAGGGGTGTGTCAAGGCTGAAGGCAGTGGGGACCCTTCCCCGTACCCCGTCCTCTGACCTGAAGCCTCCTGCTCCAGCAACTGGCAGCCGGGGGAGCCCAACGACGCGGGCCAGGGCGAGAACTGCGTGATGATGCAGGGCTCGGGGCAGTGGAATGACGTTTTCTGCGGCAGCTACCTGAACAGCTGGGTGTGTGACCGGCTGGCCACGTGCTGAGCGCCCGCCCGCCAACCCGGCCCTGGGTCCCCTGGGCTGTGGACCCTCACAGCCCCCCTGCCCACCCGCCAGCTGCACCCCTCtgcatccctctcccacctcgAACACGAGAATGGCCGGGCCCACAGCAGGACCCTGAGGACCCCCAACAAACGGAAGCAGCGTACTCATCCCTGGATCCCCGCCAACACCCCGGAGGGCCTGTCCCTTGCCCCTCAGCCCAGCTGGCCGTCACCACTGCCCTGCCCTCAAGTGCTCGGAGTTCCCACCGTGAGAACCTCTGCCCGCAagcctggaggctagaagccccCTCCTCGCCTGGCAGCCCGGCCTTCCAGGGAGCAGCGGAGGACACCTCAGACCCCAGCATGcttcctccatccccacctcGCCATCTCTTGGCACCAGAGGACAGAGACTTCTGTTTCAGGTAGCCAGTGCTCCCCGCCCAACCTGCATCATGAAATGGGGCGATGAGGGCCCCTCACACTGGCCCCTCCTCACTGGCTCTGGTCTCCAGGCATGGAACATGGGAGCTGGGAGTTCCAGAGCCTGGTGTCTGAGGCCACCTCTGAGCACCAGGAACTGAAGCGGCATTTATACCTCcctagttttttgggtttttttccctactTTATTACAAGAAGCATTTACTAGGCAGGGCCTGGAGATGAAGACTCTGGGGTCTGATGGAGCAGAGAACACCCCTAGACCCCCAGGAATATTGCAGGGCAAGGCAGTGGACCGCCCTGAACCTAGTTCCCAGCCCAGAACAGGGCCCAGTACACAGAAGGCTGGAGAGGCCAATGGGGAGATGGCCAGGTCACCTGGCGGCCAGTTCAGGTCCTGAGCTGCCGGCTCCACCCCCGCTCAGGCAGCACCAGCTCCAGGCTTGGCCCAGGTCAGCCCCACACCTCCGGGAGGCTGTGGAAAGAGGCAGACCAGGATCTCAGGATGCCCCTGGTTAAGTGCCtcgctgcccaccccacccccagttcctGGCCTAGAAAAGGAAGAGCCAGACATGCTCACGTGATTCTCGGGCCCACTCGAGAAAGAGGAATCCACGAGGAGAGAACCATGCTGGACCACCCAGGACTCTGGGCGTCAAGGGCCAGGCCAAGCCCCAGCCACGTGGACCAGGATGGGGTGGGGACCGAGTTGGCCCCTTGCAGTGAAACATGGGCTAGAACCCCCAGGCACCTGTTAGCTCTCtccaacccccacccccagatttttttccccctccagacCTCTCCTCGGAACTCCAAGCCAGCACACAGCTGCCTATCCTGCTGCAGCCTTGGTGTAGCCCCTGTCCTCGCTTGCCCAGGTCTCCCTATTCACTGCCCCAAACCTCCCAGAAGTTTCTTTCCAGCTCAGAGAAAATGCCAAAGTCCTACAGGATCCTTTGTGATCGTGTGAACCCTTCCCATGCGCCATAGCTCCTCAATTTCACCCACACCAGCCTCCTCACTCTTCCTTCAACTTTCAGGCTCActcccaccacagggcctttgcacatgctgcctccccctccctcccatttAAAATGACACCTCCTGACTCCCCACCCCTTTTACCCCACTGTATTTTCTCACCACAGCACTCTTCTCCTTTCAACAGAATGTGTAATTTACCGATCTGTTTGTTTCAGGTTGGCAAGGGCCTTTGTTTTGTTCTCAGCTGtgtccccagagcctggcacatagtaggcgctcaataaatatttgttgaattaaattaatGTGAGACCTTCTCTCGGAACCTGCTTCGGGGGCCTGTGAAACAAGGGATGCTGCCTGACTGGTTCACAGAGGGCTGGTGCTGGGTTCGTCCtcctcactccccccaccccacctatcTGGGGGCTTCAGTCCCAAGCATCCGAAGTCAGAGCCGCTGTGATGGGAACCTGCAGGACCACGGCGGCCGGTTCGCTCTCTCGGTCCTCCCCTTGCCCTAAACAGGTGCCTGGCTACACAATCCTACAGCTTGTTCCAAACCATCTCCCTTCTCCACGAGTCCCTTCGCATCTTCTACAGGAAGCAACGGACCCTGGACCCTCCTCTAGCAGCTCCCAAGCTCTCGAGCATCCCTTGGGGACCAgccacctctcctcccctcctgccctccttttCTAGGGCATCTTTTACCGTTGGGACTCTGGATGGAGCTGGTCCTGCCATCCCTACCTCCTGCCCCTCGCTCCTGCAATCTGGCCCCTGCCCCAGGGGGCCCCGGAAGCCACTCTCACTAGGGTCCCTGAGGACCTCGGGCTGCTCAACCCAAAGGTGACTCCTTCAGCTCCCTCTGAAATCCAGCTTCCCAGGTACCACAGCCGCTGGCTTTACATCCTCTAGGCCTGTGGCTTCTGTCTCTGTACTGACACTGCCCCCTCACCCCAGATTCACGCTGCTACCCTGGCCACCCCCTCTCCCAGCTGCCTTGGGCACCCCCCCGGCCCCCAGCCAACAGCCATTTCCTGATCATCTGTGCACTACACAGTGGTAGTTTCATTTATCCTGTTGACACACACTACCTTCTTTGCAGTGTGCTGAGGCCCACCTCTTGCTGAGATGACTGAAAATGCCCCTGACCAAGCCTGGCGCCCACCCCCCTCGCCGCCCCATCTCCCCATCTCGTGCTGCCCTCCGAACAGCAAGTTGAAAAGCTGCACCCACTCCACCCTTAAACCCTGCTCATAAGCAGTGAGGGGGACCCAGCCAAAAGCACCTGAGATTCCCCTTCAAAACACACTTGTTCAGGTCTTGGCCAGGGGCGTCGGGGGGGAAGCGAAAATGTGAAGAAATTTTCCCCTCCAAAGTCCTGAAGGGCTTTCATTGGGCTGGCGGGAAGTGTGAGGAGTGATCAAGAGACCAAGGGTGGTGGGCAAAAGGGCAGTTTGCCCGAAAtgtaattgttttcctttttcaacaAGGAACGTGTGTTCAGGTAACGTGGTCATGCGTTTAGAGATGAACCGCAAACTATTTTAAGCACCCAGATGACTTTTAAGTGACCCCGCCTATTTCCCCTTGAGAACCAGGTCTCTAAGGCCAGGCTTCTCAAAGTGCGGCCCCTGGAGTTATCAGAAGTTCCTAGGAACTTGTTAGAGATGCAAATCCCCGGCTCACCCCGGATCTGCAGAATTGGAAACtcttggggggtggaggggggcagcCGCCCCAGTTTGCACACAGGATTCCCCTGGGGACCTCGCTAAAATGCAGACTCTGAGTGGTTAGTCTGGGGTGGGCCTGAGGGTCTGCATTTCCGACAGGTTCCTGGAGGATGCTGACACCGAGGCCCGGGACCACACTTTTGAGTAGCAagggtctaaaaaaaaaaaaaagggttgtggacttccctagtggtgcagtggttaagaatccgcctgccaaggcaggggacacgggttcgagccctggtccaggaagatcccacacgccgcggagaaactaagcccgtgcgccacaactactgagcctgcgctctagagcctgcgagccacaactactgaagcccgcgcgcctagagcccgtgctctgcaacaagagaagccactgcaatgagaagcccgcgcaccacaacgaagagtagcccccgcttgccgcaactagagaaaccccgcgggcagcaacgaagacccaacgcggccaaaaataaaataagtaataaattttttaaaaaagggggagGGGTTGACAAACCACCACCCTCTGTCTGTTTTCTAGACACACAGCTACTCCCACTCCTTAACCTACTGCCGTCTACAGCACAAAGTAGTTGGACAGAGGCTGCTGGGCGCAAACTATTCactctctggtcctttacagaaaaagtgtgccAGCCCCTGGTCTAAAGGAGCCTCCCTTGGCCTGATCCCTCCACCTTGATACCCCGCTCCGCACCTCCTCAGCCGAGGGATGCCCTCCAACTGCGATTCCGGAAGGTGCCAGCATTCTCCCTACTGCAGCCATACCAGCAGCTCCTTGGGCCTGGTTTATCTTCCCTCtgccctcaccccacctccccattgTACTATAAACACACttgggggtcttccctggtggtccagtggttaagactccgcgctcccaatgcagggggcccgggttcgatccccagtcaggTAACtaggtcccacgtgccgcaactaaaagatcccgcatgccgcaactaagaccctggagcagccaaataaataaatatttttaaaaaaaaaaataataaataaacacgCTTGGGCCTTGGCATCCCTCAGCAGCCTGAGGCAGGGGTCTGGGTcaaggtgtttgtttttgttttgtttggccacgctgcggggcttgcggggtcttagttccctgaccagggattgaacccgcaccctcggcagtgaaagtgccaaagcgccaagtcctaaccactgcaccgccagggaattcccgggtcAAGGTGTTGAGCCGATCTCTGAGGTCCTCACACAAGACACAAGACACGCTTGGGAAGGGGGCTATCTGCATCCTTTATCgggaggggggggggcggaaTCAGCGGCCCTCCAGGGCCCGGTCTCGGGCGATGACCGCCTCCTCGAACTTGATCATGAGCGTGGTGCCCTTGTGCCAGTGCGCCGTGACCTTGGCGGGGAAGCCACTGTGCGTGAGCACCGCCTCCACGATGCCAGCCGTGAAGCTGGCGCAGTTGAGCGTGCTGTTCTCCTTGGGCACGGAGATGTAGGTGTTGATGAGTGGCTCCCGCTCGATGATGTAGAAGGTGCGGGCGTCGTCATTGGCCTGCTCCAGCTTGTCGGCCTCCTTGCCGAAGAGCGCCTTCCACACGGCGCCCTTAACGAAGAGCAGGGCGCCCAGCACCTTGGTTTCCCGCCGGGCGCCCTTTTCGCGAGCCACCAGCGCATCCAGAACGCGGGCGCCCACCTGGCGGCCTAGCGCGGCCAGGCGAGCCTGCAGCTCTGCCACAGAGAAGACGCGGCTCTGGCAGTGCTGCACCAGCTCGGAGAAGAGCAGCGCGAAGGCGCTCAGGCTCACCTCGGTGCGCGGCCGGGCCAGCGCGCGCTCCAGCAGCGCCGACTTCCCGCGCGTGAAGCGCGCCTCCATGCCGCCGCTGCCCTGCGAGGAGACGAGAAAACGTGGGTGTCAGAGGCGGGAAGGAGCCCCTCTCAACCACCTCCCTTGTGCGCTCCATCAGTGATTTCCCACGTGGGAAGAGAGGAGTAGAAGGAAAGGAGGTACCCACCTGCGCGTAAAGCATACCTCCCTTACGCCTAGCCAGCGACGGCCAAACGGGAGAGGGGGTAGGCTTGTACCCTAGGCGAGGAGAGGAtttgggagggaggggggtggagggggaaggtgggaggagagacaAGAGGGGGACCAGAAGGGGGCGCTCGAAACCACCCCCTCAACCCTCGAGTTCCAGGTGATCCTTGTGCGTTCAAAGCACCGTCCTAAGCCCTCCGCCGCCTGTACGAGTAACCAGAAAACTAGTGCGTGGGGAGGGGGGCGTCAGACCTAGGGCAGGAAGGGGACGAGGATGGGGGGCCGTGAGAGTACACTGGCAACTATCCCTCCCCTCGCCGTGCGCTCCAGCAGCGACAGCGCTGACTTCCCTGGGTGAAGAGAActtccctgcctctcccctgcGGAAAGTCAGAGAAACTGGGAGAGAGGAGTAGGGGGTGTGTGGAGACCAACGGCCAGGAGGGTTGGGGGCTTGGGGAACAGGCAAGACACATGGGTGAAGCCAGGAGAGGATGCTGGGAACCCTTCCAAACCCGCACCCTCGGGCAGCACCAATTTGTCATGCACGAAGCATGCCTCTTTGAGTGGGCCTGCGTTTGTAAAAAGACTGGAGGGGCGGCCAGGGAAGGCGTTGggaaccccccccccacccgcgtGCTTTACAGAAAGGTAGCTGCACCGTGGAAAGAGGGAGGGGGCGGACTGTCGGACCCGGGGGTTAGGGGAGCCAGGAAGGGGCGCAGTGATCCTCCCATCCCAGGGCGTGAAGCCACAGCTGTCGGTGGCGAGAGACCCGGAAGGGGGTTGCTGGGAAAATCCCTAGGGGGTGCtgagaccaaaaagaaaaaaaaaaaaatgtggatcaGCGATGGGAATGGCAGCGGGTGGGGCGGGGGGTAATCCCAAGGGCTCTGAGACACACAGACCCCTGCTaagggtggggtcgggaggggtaaCTGAGAACCCCGCCCCCACTACGCAGGGACCGGGCCAGAAGCCGGAAGGGTCTGGGGATGCTGAGAGGGCCCCAACCAGGTCTACGTGGGGGATGAAAAGACCACGGGAGGGGAATCTCAGGAGCTACAGGACG includes:
- the TRAPPC5 gene encoding trafficking protein particle complex subunit 5 isoform X1, with the translated sequence MLYAQGSGGMEARFTRGKSALLERALARPRTEVSLSAFALLFSELVQHCQSRVFSVAELQARLAALGRQVGARVLDALVAREKGARRETKVLGALLFVKGAVWKALFGKEADKLEQANDDARTFYIIEREPLINTYISVPKENSTLNCASFTAGIVEAVLTHSGFPAKVTAHWHKGTTLMIKFEEAVIARDRALEGR
- the TRAPPC5 gene encoding trafficking protein particle complex subunit 5 isoform X2, with the translated sequence MEARFTRGKSALLERALARPRTEVSLSAFALLFSELVQHCQSRVFSVAELQARLAALGRQVGARVLDALVAREKGARRETKVLGALLFVKGAVWKALFGKEADKLEQANDDARTFYIIEREPLINTYISVPKENSTLNCASFTAGIVEAVLTHSGFPAKVTAHWHKGTTLMIKFEEAVIARDRALEGR